In a genomic window of Telopea speciosissima isolate NSW1024214 ecotype Mountain lineage chromosome 5, Tspe_v1, whole genome shotgun sequence:
- the LOC122660859 gene encoding zinc finger transcription factor YY1-like: MELQANAHLFEKRPILKSKTPAVRWFKEWVPQDVVSTGGKCFLLKWVTEDTLKALKEKSKEPEPEEPEPEPTTEVLFLCSFESCGKTFIDAGALRKHSHIHGERQYVCHYEGCGRKFLDSSKLKRHFLIHTGERHFVCPHEGCGKAFSLDFNLRAHMRTHSQENYHICPYVDCGKRYAHEYKLKTHIKAHHEKSMTMDMMKNTPPSDKVPSVAKPSAVNYGSASSDRPYACPYEGCDKCYIHEYKLNLHLKREHPGHNAEENGKNAPDNDHEMDDASDQDAYAGKGSNGKNPKRSKPNKPTSKMPSSKIQQRKSSNVTPPNLNTVKKQWPTKDMYEEEDSEETEEDRDNVEDGWRYTENNEDDEETEYED, encoded by the exons ATGGAGTTACAGGCAAACGCTCATCTCTTCGAGAAACGCCCGATTCTCAAGTCCAAGACTCCTGCTGTCAGATGGTTCAAGGAATG GGTGCCTCAGGATGTTGTTTCTACTGGTGGGAAGTGCTTCCTTTTGAAATGGGTTACAG AGGACACCTTGAAGGCCTTGAAAGAGAAGTCTAAAGAGCCTGAGCCAGAAGAGCCAGAACCAGAACCTACTACAGAAGTTCTTTTCCTTTGCAGCTTTGAAAGCTGTGGAAAAACTTTTATTGATGCTGGAGCATTGAGGAAGCATTCTCACATCCACGGGGAAAGACAATATGTTTGTCATTATGAAGGATGTGGAAGG AAATTTTTGGATAGTTCCAAGTTGAAAAGACACTTTCTTATTCATACAGGAGAGAGACATTTTGTGTGTCCTCACGAAGGCTGTGGTAAA GCTTTCTCCCTGGATTTCAACTTACGGGCACATATGCGAACACATTCACAAGAGAACTATCATATCTGTCCATATGTAGATTGTGGAAAGAGATACGCTCATGAATATAAGTTAAAAACTCACATCAAGGCTCACCATGAAAAG AGCATGACGATGGATATGATGAAAAACACCCCACCTTCTGATAAGGTACCAAGTGTTGCAAAGCCTTCTGCAGTGAATTATGGCTCTGCTTCCTCTGACAGGCCTTATGCCTGTCCTTATGAAGGATGCGATAAGTGCTACATTCATGAATATAAGCTGAATCTTCATTTGAAAAGGGAGCATCCTGGTCATAATGCAGAAGAGAATGGCAAGAATGCCCCTGATAATGATCATGAGATGGATGATGCCAGTGACCAAGATGCTTATGCTGGAAAAGGTAGCAATGGGAAGAATCCTAAGCGAAGCAAACCCAACAAACCTACCTCAAAGATGCCATCTTCAAAAATCCAACAGCGGAAAAGCTCAAATGTGACTCCTCCAAATTTGAACACAGTGAAGAAACAATGGCCAACCAAAGACATGTATGAGGAAGAAGATAGTGAGGAAACTGAGGAGGATCGTGATAATGTTGAAGATGGATGGAGATACACAGAGAACAATGAGGATGATGAAGAGACAGAGTATGAGGATtaa